The Actinomyces lilanjuaniae genome segment TCTGCCCCCCGGCGTCAGAGACCACGACGGGACGCCCCGCGACGATGGCCTCGGCAGCGGAGACGAAGAAGTTGTCCCCCCTGGTGGGGCCGAGGAACAGGTCAGCCCGGGCCAGCTCCTCACGCACCCCGGCAGCGTCCAGCGTGCCGGTCAGGCGCACCCGCCCGGCCAGGTCAGGCTGGGCGGCCCGGGCCTCGATCGCGGCCCGCAGCGGCCCCTCCCCCACAAAGGTCATGGTGGCCTCCACGTCCCGGGACACGAGCCCGGCGAGGACCTCCAGGCAGGCAAGAGGGTCCTTGCGCTCCACCAGTCCGCCCACGGTCACCAGGCGCAAGGTCCCGTCCAAGTCCCCGCCCGGACGCTCCCCCCGGCGCGGCACGGGCTCCCCCTGGGGATCCACGATGCAGGGGACAACGACCACGGGGGCCTCCGCCCGGCAAGCCCGGACCGGGGCGGCAAGGTACTCGCACACTGCCGTGACGACGTCGGGACGGCGCAGGGCCGAGGAGACCAGGACCCGCCCCGCCCTCAGCGGCAGGCTCAGCGTGCCGGGGTTGGTCAGGCCCGACCAGTGCTCGGTGTGGACCCACGGCGCAGTCAGCACCCCGGCACAGTCCAGCAGGGTCAGTGGCAGCAGGGAGCTCATGGCCATGGAGTGCACGACGTCAGTGCCCTCGACCAGCCGTGGCAGGGCAGCCGCCGCCTTGGCGACCGAGGCGGGGCTGGCGGGCCGCATGGGCACGCGGACCACGGGAAGCCCCTCGACGGTGACGCGCCGGGTACCGTCGTCCTGGTGGGGCGGCACAAGGTGGACGATGCGAACCTCCTGGCCCGCCCGGGCGATCGCACGGCAGTCCCTGACCACGAAGGAGCCGGAGGAGGGGGCGACGGTGGTGGGCAGCCAGGTCGTCACAACGGTCACACGCATGGGGCTACTGTAGGGCGAGGACGTCCCAGGACGCATGACAGGACGCCGCGACGGGGCGCTGGCTGCCTCCTGCGCGGCTCCCGCACCAAGTCGGCGCCGGGTCCGCACGTGCGGATACCCTGGTCCCATGCGTGTCCTCTCCGTGGTCGGGGCCCGGCCCCAGTTCGTCAAGCTCGCTCCTGTCGACGCCGCCTTCCGGGCGGCGGGCATCGACCACCGGATCGTCCACACCGGCCAGCACTACGACCCGATGCTCTCCGACGTCTTCTTCACCGACCTGGGGATCGCCTCGCCCGACGTGCACCTGGGGGTGGGTTCAGGCACTCACGGACGCCAGACGGGAGCGATGCTGGCAGCCATGGACGAGGCCATCGAGTCCCACCGCCCCGACTGGGTCCTGGTCTACGGGGACACCAACTCCACCCTGGCCGGTGCCCTGTCCGCCGTCAAGCTGCACGTTCCCGTCGCCCACCTGGAGGCAGGCCTGCGCTCCTTCAACCGCTCCATGCCTGAGGAGGTCAACCGGGTCGTGACCGACCACGCGGCTGACCTGCTGCTGACCCCTACGGCGGTGGGCGCCGACCACCTGGCGGCCGAGGGGCTCGCCGAGCGCACCGTGGTGGTGGGTGACGTCATGACCGACGTGCTTCTCCAGGTACGTGACCGTGTGGCTGACGCCCCCTCCCCGGTCATGACCCGGCTCGGCCTGGAGGAGGGCGGGTACTCTCTGGCGACAATCCACCGGGCTGAGAACACCGACGACCCCGAGCGCCTGGCCAGCGTGCTTGACTCCCTGGCCAGCGTGGACCACCCGGTGGTGCTGCTGGCGCACCCGCGCCTGGCAGCCAGGTGCGCCGCCCACGGCCTGGATCTGCCAGTGCAGGGCGTGCGCGGCTCCCTGCTGGTGCACCCGCCGCTGGCCTACCCGGACCTTATCGCCTCCGCCCTGCACGCGCGCGGGGCGGTGACCGACTCCGGCGGGCTGCAGAAGGAGGCCTTCCTCCTGCGGGTTCCCTGCACCACGGTCCGTCCGCAGACCGAGTGGGTGGAGACCGTGGAGCTGGGGTGGAACGTGCTGGTCGAGCCCGGACCGGACCTGGTCGCGGCGGCCTCACGTCCGCGCCCGGCAGAGCCGCTCCCGGACCAGGCCCAC includes the following:
- a CDS encoding glycosyltransferase family 4 protein: MRVTVVTTWLPTTVAPSSGSFVVRDCRAIARAGQEVRIVHLVPPHQDDGTRRVTVEGLPVVRVPMRPASPASVAKAAAALPRLVEGTDVVHSMAMSSLLPLTLLDCAGVLTAPWVHTEHWSGLTNPGTLSLPLRAGRVLVSSALRRPDVVTAVCEYLAAPVRACRAEAPVVVVPCIVDPQGEPVPRRGERPGGDLDGTLRLVTVGGLVERKDPLACLEVLAGLVSRDVEATMTFVGEGPLRAAIEARAAQPDLAGRVRLTGTLDAAGVREELARADLFLGPTRGDNFFVSAAEAIVAGRPVVVSDAGGQTEYVEEGNGSIVAAGAAPAAWADAVVETRDRLAGASAAEVAATIGERFSTPVVGAAYRAVHEQVVGS
- the wecB gene encoding non-hydrolyzing UDP-N-acetylglucosamine 2-epimerase; the encoded protein is MRVLSVVGARPQFVKLAPVDAAFRAAGIDHRIVHTGQHYDPMLSDVFFTDLGIASPDVHLGVGSGTHGRQTGAMLAAMDEAIESHRPDWVLVYGDTNSTLAGALSAVKLHVPVAHLEAGLRSFNRSMPEEVNRVVTDHAADLLLTPTAVGADHLAAEGLAERTVVVGDVMTDVLLQVRDRVADAPSPVMTRLGLEEGGYSLATIHRAENTDDPERLASVLDSLASVDHPVVLLAHPRLAARCAAHGLDLPVQGVRGSLLVHPPLAYPDLIASALHARGAVTDSGGLQKEAFLLRVPCTTVRPQTEWVETVELGWNVLVEPGPDLVAAASRPRPAEPLPDQAHPYGDGHAAQRVVEALLERA